One Mycolicibacterium crocinum DNA window includes the following coding sequences:
- a CDS encoding virulence factor Mce family protein, which translates to MRITGTAVKLAAFSFVLLLFTAIIVIVFGQFRFDRTTSYTAEFSNASGLRDGQFVRAGGVEVGKVSDIKLIGNGDRVQVTLNVDRSLPLYQSTTAQIRYQDLIGNRYVNLDRGTGEGADRILPAGGFIPMSRTQPALDLDALIGGFKPLFKALDPQKVNTIASSLITVFQGQGGTINDILDQTAQLTSALADRDQAIGEVITNLNTVLDTTVKHEKDFDQTVNNFEVLITGLRNRADPLAQSVADISDATGTLGDLLADDRPQLQNTIAKLETIQQPLVDQQDRLDDLLTKLPAAVKMIGRAGGIYGDFFNFYLCDINLKLNGLQPGGPVRTVKITQQPTGRCTPQ; encoded by the coding sequence ATGAGAATCACTGGCACAGCAGTCAAACTCGCAGCATTCTCGTTCGTGCTGCTGCTCTTCACGGCGATCATCGTGATCGTGTTCGGGCAGTTCCGCTTCGACCGAACCACCTCGTACACAGCTGAATTCAGCAATGCGAGCGGTTTGCGTGACGGCCAGTTCGTCCGCGCCGGCGGCGTCGAAGTGGGGAAGGTTTCCGACATCAAGCTGATCGGCAACGGCGACCGAGTTCAGGTGACGCTCAACGTCGACCGGTCGCTGCCGCTGTACCAGTCGACGACCGCTCAGATCCGGTACCAGGATCTGATCGGCAACCGCTACGTCAATCTCGATCGCGGGACCGGTGAGGGTGCCGACCGGATCCTGCCTGCCGGCGGGTTCATTCCGATGTCGCGCACCCAGCCCGCACTCGATCTCGACGCGCTCATCGGTGGTTTCAAGCCGTTGTTCAAGGCGCTGGATCCGCAGAAGGTCAACACCATCGCCTCATCGCTCATCACGGTTTTCCAAGGGCAGGGCGGCACCATCAACGACATCCTCGATCAGACCGCTCAGCTGACGTCCGCGCTGGCCGACCGGGATCAGGCCATCGGCGAGGTGATCACCAACCTCAACACCGTGCTGGACACCACGGTCAAGCACGAGAAGGACTTCGACCAGACGGTCAACAACTTCGAGGTGCTCATCACCGGGTTGCGCAACCGCGCGGACCCGCTGGCCCAGTCGGTTGCCGACATCAGTGATGCGACAGGAACTCTGGGAGATCTGCTGGCCGACGACCGCCCGCAGTTGCAGAACACCATCGCCAAGTTGGAGACCATCCAACAGCCGCTGGTCGACCAACAGGACAGGTTGGATGACCTGCTGACGAAATTGCCGGCCGCCGTGAAGATGATCGGCCGCGCCGGCGGTATCTACGGTGACTTCTTCAACTTCTATCTGTGCGACATCAACCTGAAGCTCAACGGCCTGCAGCCCGGTGGCCCGGTCCGCACCGTGAAGATCACTCAGCAGCCCACGGGTAGGTGCACGCCGCAATGA
- a CDS encoding MlaE family ABC transporter permease: MSTAAVLRSRYPRAYSSATKWASAPGRFIDRVGDVAWFTVTAIGQIPHALRYYRRATLRLIAEIGMGTGAMAVIGGTIAIVGFVTLSGGSLIAIQGYASLGNIGVEAFTGFVAALVNVRVVAPLVSGHALAATVGAGATAELGAMRIAEEIDALEVMGIKSVSYLVSTRILAGMVVIIPLYAMALLLSFLAAQLTTTVFYGQSTGTYDHYFRTFLRPDDVFWSFVVAIIIAMFVMINHCYFGYNASGGPVGVGEAVGVSMRASLVAVATVVLLASLALYGTNPNFNLTV; this comes from the coding sequence ATGAGTACTGCAGCGGTCCTGCGGTCCCGGTATCCCCGCGCGTATTCCAGCGCTACCAAGTGGGCGTCGGCCCCCGGCCGGTTCATCGACCGGGTCGGCGACGTCGCCTGGTTCACCGTCACCGCCATCGGTCAAATCCCGCATGCGTTGCGGTATTACCGCCGCGCCACCCTGCGTCTGATCGCCGAGATCGGGATGGGCACCGGTGCGATGGCCGTCATCGGCGGCACGATCGCAATCGTCGGTTTCGTGACACTGTCCGGTGGTTCGCTGATCGCGATCCAGGGCTATGCATCACTGGGCAACATCGGTGTCGAGGCGTTCACCGGCTTCGTCGCTGCGTTGGTGAACGTCCGCGTCGTCGCGCCCCTGGTGTCCGGGCACGCACTGGCCGCGACGGTTGGTGCCGGTGCCACCGCCGAGCTGGGCGCCATGCGCATCGCCGAGGAGATCGACGCACTCGAGGTGATGGGCATCAAGTCCGTCAGCTACCTGGTGTCGACGCGCATCCTCGCCGGCATGGTCGTGATCATCCCGCTATATGCGATGGCGCTACTGCTGTCGTTCCTGGCGGCGCAGCTGACCACGACGGTGTTCTACGGCCAGTCGACGGGTACCTACGACCACTACTTCCGGACGTTCCTGCGGCCCGACGACGTGTTCTGGTCGTTTGTCGTGGCGATCATCATCGCGATGTTCGTCATGATCAATCACTGCTACTTCGGCTACAACGCCAGCGGCGGTCCGGTCGGCGTGGGCGAGGCCGTCGGCGTCTCGATGCGCGCATCGCTGGTCGCCGTCGCGACCGTGGTCCTGTTGGCCTCGTTGGCGCTGTACGGCACCAACCCGAACTTCAACCTCACGGTGTAG
- a CDS encoding MCE family protein has product MTPPLNSSRRPPIKLAGVVFLLLALVLATLVYLQFRGDLTRKTTLTMVSDRAGLVMDPGSKVTYNGVEIGRVTNVSEVNRGGKSAAELTLEVAPRYISLIPANVDAQIKTSTVFGNKYVSFTSPKDPTKNRISSNDVINASGVTTEFNTLFETVTSISEKVDPVKLNMTLSAAAEALSGLGTKFGQSIVNGNAVLDDVNPQMPQIRTNIRQWSNLADVYIKASPDFWDSLDHAVITARTLNEQQKDLDAALLASTGFGNTGADIFERSKPFFVRGQADLVPTAQLLDTYSPQLYCQIKGEAEALPDALGAFGGNGYSLNTITEFLGAPNPYVYPDNLPRVNGHGGPGGAPGCWQKVDRNFWPAPHMVVDDGASIAPYNHFELGQPLLTEYVWGRQVGENTINP; this is encoded by the coding sequence ATGACACCGCCACTCAACTCTTCTCGGCGCCCGCCCATCAAGTTGGCGGGTGTGGTGTTTCTGCTGCTGGCACTCGTGCTGGCCACGTTGGTGTACCTCCAGTTCCGGGGCGACCTCACGCGCAAGACCACGCTGACGATGGTCTCCGACCGCGCCGGTCTGGTGATGGACCCGGGCTCGAAGGTCACCTACAACGGGGTCGAGATCGGCCGCGTCACCAACGTTTCCGAAGTGAACCGCGGGGGCAAGTCGGCGGCGGAGCTGACGTTGGAGGTTGCGCCGCGCTACATCTCGCTGATCCCGGCCAACGTCGATGCCCAGATCAAGACCAGTACGGTCTTCGGCAACAAGTATGTGTCGTTCACCAGCCCGAAGGATCCGACCAAGAACCGGATCTCGAGCAACGACGTCATCAACGCCTCGGGGGTCACCACCGAGTTCAACACCTTGTTCGAGACCGTCACCTCGATCTCGGAGAAGGTGGACCCGGTCAAGCTGAACATGACGCTCAGCGCGGCGGCGGAAGCGTTGAGCGGTCTGGGCACCAAGTTCGGCCAGTCGATCGTCAACGGCAACGCCGTCCTCGATGACGTCAACCCGCAGATGCCCCAGATACGTACCAACATCCGCCAGTGGTCGAATCTGGCCGACGTCTACATCAAGGCCAGCCCGGACTTCTGGGATTCACTCGACCATGCGGTCATTACCGCGCGCACGCTCAACGAGCAACAGAAGGATCTGGACGCCGCGCTGTTGGCCTCCACCGGATTCGGCAACACCGGCGCCGACATCTTCGAGCGGAGCAAGCCGTTCTTCGTGCGCGGCCAGGCCGATTTGGTGCCGACCGCGCAGTTGCTCGACACCTACAGCCCCCAGCTGTACTGCCAGATCAAGGGTGAAGCAGAAGCCCTCCCAGATGCGCTCGGTGCGTTCGGTGGCAACGGCTATTCGCTGAACACGATCACCGAATTCCTCGGCGCCCCTAACCCGTACGTCTATCCGGACAACCTGCCCAGAGTCAACGGGCACGGCGGCCCCGGCGGTGCGCCGGGCTGCTGGCAGAAGGTCGATCGCAACTTCTGGCCGGCGCCGCACATGGTGGTCGACGACGGTGCCTCCATCGCCCCGTACAACCACTTCGAGCTCGGCCAGCCCCTCCTCACCGAGTACGTGTGGGGTCGCCAAGTCGGGGAGAACACGATCAACCCATGA
- a CDS encoding MCE family protein codes for MRTLEGSNRIRNGLAGILIVVLVIGVGQSFSGIPQLFAQPAYYGQFTDSAGLNPGDKVRIAGMDVGQVKSLKIDGDKVLIGFDLGARQIGTESRLAIRTETILGKRVLEIEPRGSKLLQASGVLPVGQTTTPYQIYDAVFDVTKAASGWDIDTVKRSLNVLSETVDQTYPHLSAALDGVARFSDTIGKRDEQFKQLLANANKIAAVLGNRSEQINRLAVNAQTLLAAVNERRSEVDALLSNVSLISEQFTGFVNDNPNLNHVLEQLKTISDVLVKHKTDLSDVLITASKFMGALAEAIGSGPYFKVLVVNLLPYQILQPWVDAAFKKRGIDPEEFWRNAGLPAFRFPDPNGQRQPNGAPPPAPIPLEGTPDHPGPAVGPGSPCSYTPPPDGIPTNNNPLPCAGLTQGPFGGPGYPSADVPISAPNPDAGYRPGVPSAAYPGELSPAIQGVPAPPLAPGPPGARTVPVAPTPGPATDIPGYAPPPNALIGPIPPPGPGPQVPPVGDLAPVDQGGGA; via the coding sequence ATGAGGACGCTAGAGGGTTCCAACCGCATCCGGAACGGCCTGGCCGGCATCCTGATCGTCGTTCTGGTGATCGGTGTGGGACAAAGCTTTTCGGGCATTCCCCAGCTGTTCGCACAGCCGGCCTACTACGGCCAGTTCACCGACAGCGCCGGTCTGAACCCCGGTGACAAGGTCCGCATCGCCGGTATGGATGTCGGCCAGGTGAAGTCCCTGAAGATCGACGGCGACAAGGTGTTGATCGGATTCGACCTGGGCGCCAGGCAGATCGGCACCGAGAGCCGGCTGGCCATCCGCACCGAGACGATCCTGGGCAAGCGTGTGCTGGAGATCGAGCCGCGTGGCAGCAAACTGCTGCAGGCCAGCGGTGTGCTGCCGGTCGGGCAGACCACGACGCCGTACCAGATCTATGACGCGGTGTTCGACGTGACGAAGGCCGCGTCCGGCTGGGACATCGACACCGTCAAGCGGTCGCTGAACGTGTTGTCCGAGACCGTCGATCAGACCTACCCGCACCTCAGTGCGGCGCTGGACGGGGTGGCCCGGTTCTCCGACACCATCGGCAAGCGCGACGAGCAGTTCAAGCAGCTGCTGGCCAACGCCAACAAGATCGCCGCAGTGCTGGGCAACCGCAGCGAGCAGATCAACCGGCTGGCGGTCAACGCGCAGACGCTGTTGGCCGCGGTCAACGAGCGCCGGTCCGAGGTCGACGCGCTGCTGTCCAACGTCTCGTTGATCTCCGAGCAGTTCACCGGGTTCGTCAACGACAATCCGAACCTGAATCACGTTCTGGAGCAGCTGAAGACGATCAGCGATGTGCTGGTCAAGCACAAGACCGATCTGTCTGATGTGCTGATCACCGCCTCGAAGTTCATGGGCGCCCTGGCCGAGGCCATCGGTTCGGGCCCGTACTTCAAGGTGCTCGTGGTCAACCTGCTGCCCTACCAGATCCTGCAGCCGTGGGTGGACGCCGCGTTCAAGAAGCGCGGTATCGACCCCGAGGAGTTCTGGCGCAACGCCGGCCTGCCGGCCTTCCGGTTCCCGGATCCCAACGGCCAGCGCCAGCCCAACGGTGCTCCGCCGCCTGCGCCGATCCCGCTGGAAGGCACGCCGGACCATCCCGGTCCCGCGGTCGGCCCGGGCTCGCCGTGCTCGTACACCCCGCCGCCGGACGGCATCCCGACCAACAACAACCCGCTGCCGTGCGCCGGGCTGACCCAGGGGCCGTTCGGGGGGCCGGGCTACCCGAGCGCCGACGTGCCGATCTCGGCGCCCAACCCTGACGCGGGTTACCGCCCGGGTGTCCCGAGTGCCGCCTACCCGGGTGAGCTCTCGCCGGCCATCCAAGGTGTGCCCGCACCGCCGCTGGCTCCCGGCCCGCCGGGAGCACGCACGGTGCCGGTCGCCCCGACACCGGGACCGGCCACCGACATTCCCGGATACGCCCCGCCGCCGAACGCACTGATCGGACCGATCCCGCCACCGGGACCGGGACCGCAAGTGCCGCCGGTCGGTGACCTGGCACCCGTCGATCAGGGAGGGGGAGCGTAA
- a CDS encoding virulence factor Mce family protein, giving the protein MLTRFIKTQLVMFGVLTVIALLVLGWYFLRLPTLAGIGQYELKADLPSSGGLYATANVTYRGITIGRVTEVEPTENGVRATMSISDKYKIPADATANVHSVSAVGEQYLDLVSDGNPGQYFSPGQTITKSTVPEEIGPALDAANKGLAALPADKIPVLLNETAQAVGGLGPALQRLVDGTQAIVTDFKTNIQNVNDIIQNSAPIVDSQVNSGDAIQRWAANLDTITTQTAQQDQALRNGLSQAAPTADAVNAVFSDVRESLPQTLANLEIILDMLKRYHKGVEQSLVLLPQGASVAQSVSAPYPGQAALDFGLTINQPPPCLTGFLPASQWRAPADLRPMPVENNLYCKIPKDTPANVVRGARNFPCVDVPGKRAATPMECRSNEPYTPLGNNPWYGDPNQVLNCPAPGARCDQPVNPGTVIPAPSINNGMNPLPADLLPGPTPPTSDPLSPPGTGTVQCNGQQPNPCTYTPAASNTAVYSPQSGEVTGPDGVKYDVKNSSSTGDDGWKEMLAPAG; this is encoded by the coding sequence ATGTTGACCCGTTTCATCAAGACACAGCTCGTCATGTTCGGCGTGCTGACCGTGATCGCCCTGCTGGTGCTGGGCTGGTACTTCCTGCGGCTGCCGACGCTGGCCGGCATCGGGCAGTACGAGTTGAAGGCGGACCTGCCGTCCTCGGGCGGGCTGTACGCGACGGCCAACGTGACCTACCGGGGCATCACGATCGGCCGCGTCACCGAGGTGGAGCCCACCGAGAACGGTGTCCGGGCGACGATGAGCATCAGCGACAAGTACAAGATCCCCGCTGATGCCACCGCCAACGTGCACTCGGTATCCGCGGTCGGCGAGCAGTATCTCGACCTGGTGTCCGACGGCAATCCCGGGCAGTACTTCTCCCCCGGGCAGACGATCACCAAATCGACTGTCCCGGAGGAGATCGGCCCGGCGCTGGACGCGGCCAACAAGGGTCTCGCGGCGCTGCCCGCCGACAAGATTCCGGTGTTGCTGAATGAAACCGCCCAAGCCGTAGGCGGTTTGGGCCCGGCGTTGCAGCGTTTGGTCGACGGCACCCAGGCCATCGTGACTGATTTCAAGACGAACATCCAGAACGTCAACGACATCATCCAGAACTCGGCGCCGATCGTCGACAGCCAGGTCAACTCCGGCGATGCCATCCAGCGGTGGGCGGCCAATCTGGACACGATCACCACCCAAACCGCTCAGCAGGATCAGGCGCTGCGCAATGGGCTGAGCCAGGCCGCGCCAACCGCCGATGCGGTCAACGCGGTGTTCAGCGACGTGCGCGAGTCATTGCCGCAGACGCTGGCGAACCTGGAGATCATCCTGGACATGCTCAAGCGCTATCACAAGGGTGTCGAGCAGTCGCTGGTGCTGCTTCCGCAGGGTGCGTCGGTGGCCCAGTCGGTGTCGGCGCCATACCCGGGGCAGGCCGCGCTGGACTTCGGGTTGACGATCAACCAGCCCCCGCCGTGTCTGACCGGCTTCCTGCCGGCCAGCCAGTGGCGTGCTCCGGCGGACCTTCGACCGATGCCAGTGGAGAACAACCTCTACTGCAAGATCCCGAAGGACACCCCGGCCAACGTCGTCCGCGGCGCACGTAACTTCCCCTGTGTCGACGTGCCAGGCAAGCGGGCCGCGACACCGATGGAATGCCGCAGCAACGAGCCCTACACCCCGCTGGGCAACAACCCCTGGTACGGCGACCCGAACCAGGTGCTGAACTGCCCGGCGCCCGGCGCCCGATGCGATCAGCCGGTGAACCCCGGTACCGTGATACCGGCACCGTCGATCAACAACGGGATGAACCCGCTGCCGGCCGATCTGCTGCCAGGTCCGACGCCACCGACGAGTGACCCGCTCAGTCCACCCGGGACGGGCACCGTGCAGTGCAACGGCCAACAACCGAACCCCTGCACGTACACTCCGGCAGCAAGTAATACGGCCGTCTATAGCCCCCAGAGCGGGGAAGTGACCGGTCCTGACGGCGTGAAATACGACGTCAAGAACTCGAGCAGTACAGGAGACGACGGATGGAAGGAGATGCTGGCTCCGGCCGGCTGA
- a CDS encoding Mce protein has product MEGDAGSGRLTPNPPADDEAALDEAEQSTNVELVEETETADDAAPRGSRLSGRRLGFVVAGLVIASLLVATGGYFALRSHQKSVTAARNETIALAAAKDCVTATQAPDANAMAASQQKIVECSTGDFAAQASLYSGLLVDAYQAAKVQVQVSNMRAAVEKHNDDGSISVLVAVRVKVSNSATQDQEQGYRLRVKMMPEGGTYKIANLDQVSK; this is encoded by the coding sequence ATGGAAGGAGATGCTGGCTCCGGCCGGCTGACCCCCAACCCGCCAGCCGACGACGAAGCCGCACTCGATGAGGCGGAACAGTCGACGAATGTGGAATTGGTCGAGGAGACCGAAACAGCCGACGACGCCGCGCCGCGCGGGTCGCGACTGAGCGGTCGCCGCCTGGGCTTTGTTGTCGCCGGACTCGTGATCGCGAGCCTGCTCGTCGCCACCGGCGGGTACTTCGCCCTGCGGTCGCACCAGAAGAGCGTCACCGCTGCGCGGAACGAGACCATCGCGCTGGCCGCGGCCAAGGACTGCGTCACCGCCACTCAGGCACCGGACGCCAACGCGATGGCCGCCAGCCAGCAGAAGATCGTCGAGTGCTCGACCGGTGATTTCGCCGCACAGGCCAGCCTCTACAGCGGACTGCTGGTCGACGCCTATCAGGCCGCCAAGGTTCAGGTCCAGGTCTCCAACATGCGCGCGGCCGTCGAGAAGCACAACGACGACGGCTCGATAAGCGTCCTGGTGGCGGTGCGGGTGAAGGTGTCCAACTCCGCGACCCAGGATCAGGAACAGGGCTACCGGTTGCGCGTCAAGATGATGCCCGAGGGAGGCACGTACAAGATCGCCAACCTCGACCAGGTGAGCAAGTGA
- a CDS encoding virulence factor Mce family protein — MSTVFNIRNLGLPKMSRTSVVVGTLVVVIALVVAVVGYKLYEKLTTNTVVAYFPEALALYPGDRVQIMGVKVGGIDKIEPAGDKMKVTFHYDNKYKVPANATATILNPSLVASRVIQLAPAYTGGPVMADNAVIPIDRTQVPVEWDDLRNQISDIVTKLGPTPEQPKGPFGDVLESFANGLEGKGQQINTTFKALSDAVSALNEGRGDFFAVLKSLALFVNALHKSDQQLVALNNDLATFTNSFSNSDQEVAKAVKDIDTLLTTARKFVNDNGSVLSKDINNLSDVTTAILQPESRNGLETVLHVYPTLAANLQNIYHPTHGALVAIPTIASFANPMQFICSAIQSGSRLGYQDSAEMCAQYLAPIMDAIKFNFPPFGVNQFSTAETLPKYIAYSEERLRPPPGYKDTTVPGIWSRDTLFSHGNHEQGWIVAPGMQGVDVQAFTANMLTPDSLAALMGGPDPVNYPPGGPRGGAPSNSYDQLNPLPPPWYPGAIPPPPPGPNVIPGPLPVSQQIYGGGTAPGPAAPAPAAPAPAGPPLPAEMGSGQ, encoded by the coding sequence ATGTCAACGGTCTTCAACATTCGTAATCTGGGCCTGCCGAAGATGTCTCGGACGTCAGTCGTCGTCGGCACCCTCGTGGTGGTCATCGCACTCGTGGTGGCCGTGGTCGGCTACAAGCTGTACGAGAAGCTGACCACCAACACGGTCGTGGCGTACTTCCCCGAAGCGCTGGCGCTATACCCCGGCGACCGCGTGCAGATCATGGGCGTGAAAGTCGGCGGTATCGACAAGATCGAGCCGGCCGGCGACAAGATGAAGGTCACCTTCCACTACGACAACAAGTACAAGGTGCCCGCCAACGCCACCGCGACGATCCTTAACCCGAGCCTGGTCGCCTCCCGCGTGATCCAGTTGGCGCCGGCCTACACCGGTGGTCCGGTGATGGCCGACAACGCCGTCATCCCGATCGATCGCACCCAGGTGCCGGTGGAGTGGGACGATCTGCGCAACCAGATCTCCGACATCGTCACCAAGCTCGGCCCGACACCCGAACAGCCCAAGGGCCCCTTCGGCGATGTGCTGGAATCCTTCGCCAACGGCCTGGAGGGCAAGGGCCAGCAGATCAACACCACGTTCAAGGCGCTGTCCGACGCGGTGAGCGCCCTCAACGAGGGCCGCGGTGATTTCTTCGCCGTGCTCAAGAGCCTGGCGTTGTTCGTCAACGCGCTGCACAAGAGCGATCAGCAACTGGTGGCGCTCAACAACGACCTGGCCACGTTCACGAACTCGTTCAGCAACTCGGATCAGGAAGTGGCCAAGGCAGTCAAGGACATTGACACCCTGCTGACCACCGCGCGCAAATTCGTCAACGACAACGGCTCCGTACTGAGTAAGGACATCAACAACCTCTCCGACGTCACCACCGCGATCCTGCAGCCGGAGTCGCGCAACGGCCTGGAGACGGTCCTGCACGTCTACCCGACCCTGGCCGCCAACCTGCAGAACATCTACCACCCGACACATGGTGCGCTGGTGGCCATTCCGACGATCGCGAGCTTCGCCAACCCGATGCAGTTCATCTGCAGCGCGATCCAGTCCGGCAGCCGGCTGGGGTACCAGGATTCGGCGGAGATGTGCGCGCAGTACCTCGCGCCGATCATGGATGCGATCAAGTTCAACTTCCCGCCGTTCGGCGTCAACCAGTTCTCGACCGCAGAAACGCTGCCGAAGTACATCGCCTACTCCGAGGAACGGCTGCGGCCGCCGCCCGGATACAAGGACACGACGGTGCCGGGCATCTGGTCGCGCGACACGTTGTTCTCGCACGGCAACCACGAGCAGGGCTGGATCGTCGCACCGGGTATGCAGGGCGTGGACGTCCAGGCATTCACCGCCAACATGCTGACGCCGGATTCGTTGGCCGCGTTGATGGGTGGACCCGATCCCGTGAACTACCCGCCGGGTGGTCCGCGCGGTGGCGCTCCGTCGAACTCCTACGACCAGCTCAATCCGCTGCCGCCGCCGTGGTATCCGGGCGCGATCCCGCCGCCACCGCCGGGCCCGAACGTGATCCCCGGACCGTTGCCGGTCTCGCAGCAGATCTATGGCGGAGGCACCGCCCCGGGTCCGGCCGCCCCGGCCCCGGCCGCACCTGCACCCGCGGGTCCGCCGCTGCCCGCTGAGATGGGAAGTGGACAGTGA
- a CDS encoding virulence factor Mce family protein, with amino-acid sequence MSTTRRFGWRGFVLVLTAMILTSCGWRGIANVPIPGGPGTGEKAMTVYVQMPDTLALNVNSRVRVADVFVGTVRAIELKNWIPTLTLGLQPGVKLPANAIARIGQTSLLGTQHVELDPPPNPSSEPLRDGATIPLKNSQSFPTTERTLASIATVLRGGGISNLEVIQTEVANILDGNGEQIRDFLTKLDTFTDQLNQQRDDLTRAIDKTNELLTIVAARNNTLDRVLTEFPPLIKYFADARDRFTGAVEALGRFSKVTADTFSEARENFDTNLALLQRPLKQLGRAAPYLIDSLKLVITAPYPIDNIPKVIRGDYINTSATFDLTLSSIDNAFLTGTGVSGMLRALEQAWGRDPQTMIPDVRFTPHPNMTDGGGPFVERGE; translated from the coding sequence CTGAGCACGACCCGTCGGTTCGGCTGGCGTGGTTTCGTATTGGTCCTGACGGCGATGATCCTGACGTCGTGTGGGTGGCGCGGTATCGCCAACGTCCCGATTCCGGGTGGCCCCGGAACCGGCGAGAAAGCCATGACGGTGTACGTCCAGATGCCGGATACGTTGGCCCTCAACGTCAACAGCCGGGTCCGGGTCGCCGACGTCTTCGTCGGTACGGTGCGTGCCATCGAGCTCAAGAACTGGATCCCGACGCTGACGCTTGGCCTGCAGCCCGGAGTCAAGTTGCCCGCCAACGCAATTGCGCGCATCGGCCAGACCAGCCTCCTGGGCACCCAGCATGTCGAGTTGGACCCGCCGCCGAATCCGTCGTCCGAGCCGCTGCGCGACGGCGCGACGATTCCGCTGAAGAACTCGCAGTCGTTCCCGACCACCGAACGCACCCTGGCCAGCATCGCCACCGTGCTGCGCGGCGGCGGCATCTCGAACCTGGAGGTCATCCAGACCGAGGTCGCCAACATCCTGGACGGTAACGGCGAACAGATCCGCGACTTCCTGACCAAGCTGGACACGTTTACGGATCAGCTCAATCAGCAGCGCGACGACCTGACCCGGGCGATCGACAAGACCAACGAACTGCTGACGATCGTGGCCGCGCGGAACAACACCCTGGATCGGGTGCTGACCGAATTCCCGCCGCTGATCAAGTATTTCGCGGACGCCAGGGACCGGTTCACCGGAGCGGTCGAGGCGCTCGGCCGGTTCAGCAAGGTCACCGCCGACACCTTCTCGGAAGCGCGGGAGAACTTCGACACGAACCTCGCGCTGCTGCAGCGACCGCTGAAGCAGCTCGGCCGGGCGGCGCCCTACCTGATCGACTCGCTGAAGCTGGTCATCACGGCCCCGTACCCGATCGACAACATCCCGAAGGTTATTCGTGGTGACTACATCAACACCTCAGCCACCTTCGACCTGACGCTGAGCTCGATCGACAACGCGTTCCTCACCGGTACCGGTGTCTCCGGAATGCTGCGCGCGCTCGAGCAGGCCTGGGGTCGCGATCCGCAGACGATGATCCCGGATGTTCGGTTCACGCCTCACCCGAACATGACCGACGGTGGCGGACCGTTCGTCGAGCGCGGCGAGTGA